One window from the genome of Hippoglossus hippoglossus isolate fHipHip1 chromosome 10, fHipHip1.pri, whole genome shotgun sequence encodes:
- the LOC117769614 gene encoding BTB/POZ domain-containing protein KCTD16-like, with the protein MALSENCKTQPAKEQGSVQNPPSDVIELNVGGQVYYTRHATLASFPNSLLGKLFSNKKGSSNDLARDLRGRYFIDRDGFLFRYVLDYLRDKQVVLPDHFPERGRLKREAEYFQLPDLVKLLSSEESKQIADELYYSDVDDASQGSDQRFYPSFSLDRRYGYITVALKAVCAAGGRESNTDAKAKKLPRIFVSSRIGLAKEVFGDALNENRDADRPPDRYTCRFYLKFKHLERAFDMLSENGFHIVACNSSLTASPVGHYADDRVWSNYAQYIFYRGPSRWSSSHCDCCCKSHKSEREGESGTSFNDLSTSCSETQSEASSPQGTVICGPVRRRPNIQTLDRPMPKGPGHMLQHAEMRRKTDMLRVRTFGVRERDAAKRKANKDKMTPEQELEKCIQDFRRIRIPDRFPERKYMWQSDLLRKYRL; encoded by the exons ATGGCACTGAGCGAAAACTGCAAAACGCAACCTGCAAAAGAGCAAGGCTCGGTGCAAAACCCTCCATCGGATGTTATTGAGCTGAATGTGGGTGGACAGGTGTACTACACTCGCCATGCCACACTGGCGAGCTTCCCAAATTCCTTACTTGGGAAGCTGTTCTCCAACAAGAAAGGGTCTTCTAATGACTTGGCCCGGGACCTCAGAGGACGCTATTTCATCGACAGAGATGGCTTTCTGTTCCGTTATGTATTGGATTACCTTAGAGATAAGCAAGTGGTCCTGCCTGACCACTTCCCTGAGAGGGGAAGGTTGAAAAGAGAGGCGGAATACTTCCAGCTGCCGGATCTGGTCAAACTTTTGAGCTCCGAGGAGTCAAAGCAGATCGCAGACGAGTTGTACTACAGTGATGTGGATGACGCGTCGCAGGGCAGCGACCAGAGGTTTTACCCCTCTTTCTCCCTGGACAGGAGGTATGGCTACATCACGGTGGCGTTGAAAGCCGTGTGCGCTGCGGGGGGCAGAGAGAGTAACACCGACGCAAAGGCCAAAAAGTTGCCGCGGATCTTCGTCAGCAGCAGGATCGGCTTGGCGAAGGAGGTGTTCGGAGACGCCCTGAACGAGAACCGGGACGCGGACCGACCACCGGACCGCTACACCTGCAGGTTTTACCTCAAGTTCAAGCACCTGGAGCGGGCGTTTGACATGCTGTCAGAGAACGGCTTCCACATCGTGGCCTGCAACTCGTCCCTGACTGCGTCCCCCGTCGGTCATTACGCGGATGACAGGGTCTGGTCCAATTACGCACAGTACATCTTCTACC GTGGGCCCTCAAGGTGGTCGTCCTCTCACTGCgactgctgctgcaagagcCATAAAAGTGAGCGCGAAGGCGAAAGCGGCACTTCCTTCAACGACCTCTCGACTTCCTGTTCCGAGACCCAATCGGAGGCCAGCTCCCCTCAAGGGACCGTGATCTGCGGCCCTGTGAGACGGCGGCCCAACATCCAGACGCTGGACCGCCCCATGCCCAAAGGACCAGGTCACATGCTGCAGCACGCAGAGATGCGCCGCAAGACTGACATGCTCCGCGTGAGAACCTTCGGGGTGCGGGAGCGAGATGCCGCGAAGAGGAAAGCGAATAAGGACAAGATGACTccagagcaggagctggagaaatGCATCCAGGACTTCCGGCGCATTAGGATTCCAGATCGCTTTCCGGAGAGGAAGTACATGTGGCAATCAGACCTTCTGAGAAAGTATCGTCTCTAA